The proteins below are encoded in one region of Dioscorea cayenensis subsp. rotundata cultivar TDr96_F1 chromosome 18, TDr96_F1_v2_PseudoChromosome.rev07_lg8_w22 25.fasta, whole genome shotgun sequence:
- the LOC120281662 gene encoding uncharacterized protein LOC120281662, translating into MAWSSVLWSSPGINAHNLNHFPLLPAASSPTHSPYSTKIKTLLACKHTHYCRSLLRDFGPCKAKNREGFNEELQVQEDGDPVRRIALQAALWSAEAAYILWLFLLPYAPGDPVWSIKPETINDLLGLSLNFFFVVPILNSAGIHMIEEPVLHPVAEGLFNFVIGWTFMFAPLLFTDRRRDRYKGSLDVLWSLQMFLTNTFLIPYMAIRLNDIDVEQPPLKASRLGSLMTRGASVVGLIGAAVCVTSALWALFGRIDGGFGGIADRWQFCQMYITSERLAYAFIWDICLYSIFQPWLIGGNLQNVRKSNEGLVGNLRFVPVLGLVAYLFCLDVDSEL; encoded by the exons ATGGCATGGAGCTCAGTGCTGTGGAGCAGCCCCGGCATCAATGCCCATAATCTCAACCACTTCCCTCTCCTCCCCGCCGCGTCCTCTCCAACACACAGCCCTTATTCCACCAAGATCAAGACCTTGCTTGCCTGCAAACACACTCATTACTGCCGGTCTCTCCTTAGGGATTTTGGTCCTTGCAAAGCCAAAAACAGGGAAGGTTTCAATGAGGAGCTGCAGGTTCAGGAGGATGGTGATCCCGTCAGAAGGATTGCGCTGCAGGCCGCTCTTTGGTCTGCTGAGGCTGCTTATATCCTCTGGCTCTTCCTCCTTCCCTATGCTCCA GGTGATCCTGTTTGGTCTATCAAGCCAGAAACCATCAATGATCTATTGGGGCTCTCACTAAATTTCTTCTTTGTAGTGCCGATACTGAATTCag CTGGCATTCATATGATTGAAGAACCAGTCCTTCATCCT GTTGCTGAAGGCTTATTCAATTTTGTAATTGGGTGGACCTTTATGTTTGCTCCACTATTGTTCACCGACCGTCGGAGGGACAGATACAAAGGGTCATTAGATGTCCTATGGAGCTTACAAATGTTCCTTACAAACA CTTTCCTGATACCTTACATGGCAATCCGGCTCAATGACATTGATGTGGAGCAACCTCCCTTGAAAGCCTCACGATTAGGATCCTTGATGACGAGGGGTGCATCAGTAGTTGGACTAATTGGAGCAGCCGTCTGTGTGACCTCAGCATTGTGGGCTCTATTTGGTCGCATTGATGGTGGTTTTGGAGGTATTGCAGATCGGTGGCAGTTTTGTCAGATGTATATCACCTCGGAGAGGCTTGCCTATGCATTTATCTGGGATATATGCCTTTACTCCATTTTTCAGCCGTGGTTGATAGGAGGCAACCTTCAAAATGTTCGGAAAAGTAATGAAGGACTGGTTGGTAACCTCAGGTTTGTTCCTGTTCTGGGATTGGTGGCCTACTTATTTTGTTTAGATGTTGATAGTGAGCTCTAG